The genome window GAGGCTGCTTGAGCGTGGTGGCGACCATCGCGCGGGTGGCTTACTCGTCGGGAATGAGGTCAGACGCGATGCGGTCCAGCTGCGTCTGCAGGTCGGCGTCGATGAGCCCGCCCTGCGTGTAGACCCGGCAGCCGCCACGCTGAATGTTGTTGTCCTCGACCAGCTCGACGTGCGTCAGGGCCGGCCACTTTTCGTTGATTTCCGGCAAAAGCGACTTGACGAGGTTGAAGTCGGCCGGGTGGACGTTTAGCTTCACGTCGTGGGCGCGCATCACGAGTCGCAGCGCGGCGGTCGCGTTGGCGATGCAGACGTTCGGATCGAACGCACCGGCGCGCTTGACGATGCGCTCGGCGATTGCGACGGCCAGGTGCGGCACCTCGCCGCCGGCACGCGCGGCCAGCGAGGCGCGTTCGGCGTTGAACTCCTTGAGCGACTCCTTGAGCAGCGTGTGCAGCTCGCTCAGCCGTTCCCTCTCCGACGCGTAAGCCTCGGCCTTACCTTCGGCGGTGCCTTCGCGATGGCCGTCGGCGTGGCCGGCTTCTTTGCCTTCGAGGTAGCCGGCTTCGTACGCGGTCTCGCGTGCCCGAGCGGCATCAGCGCGAGCCTGGTCGGCGATGGCGACTGCCCGAGCTTTGGCCCCTTGCAGAAGCGCAGCGGCCTCGCCCTCGATATCCGTCATCGAGAACGACCGCAACGGCCGAACATCCGGCGAGGAAGCGGGCGTGGCCTTTAGGACGGGCATGTTGGAAAGTGATCGGAATCGAGGAGTCGAAACTCAGAAGGTTGAAGTCGAAGGTGCTTGCCTCGACTTCAACCGGCTCAGACGAGCATGTCCTTATCGCCGCCGCGACCTTCGATGACGATGTCGCCGGCGTCTTCGAGTCGGCGGACGATGTCGACGATCTTCTGCTGAGCCTGCTCGACGTCGGTGACGCGGACCGGGCCCATGAACTGCATGTCCTCCTTGACCAGCTTGGCTGCGCGTTCGGACATGTTGCGGAAGATCTTCTCCTTGAGGTTTTCGCTGGCAGTCTTGAGCGACAGGCTGAGCGTGTCGTTGTCGACGTCCTTGAGCACCTGTTGGATGCCCTTGTCGTTGACGAGCAGAATGTCCTCGAAGACGAACATGAGCCGGCGGATGCCTTCGACCAGTTCCGGGTCGTCGGCTTCGAGGCCTTCCATGATCGCCTTTTCCGTCGTGCGGTCGGCGAGGTTGAGAATCTCCGCGACGCTGTCGACGCCGCCGGTCTTTTCGAAGCTCTGCGAGACGATGTCGCTGAGTCGGTGTTCCAGGCCCTTCTCGACTTCCTTGATGACCTCGGGGTTGGTCGTCTCCATGTTGGCGACGCGCTTCACGACTTCAACCTGCTTCTGCGGGAGCAAACCGCCGAGGATTTCGGAGGCCTTAGCGGGCGGAAGGTGGGCGAGGATGAGGGCGATGGTCTGCGGGTGCTCGTCCTGGATGAACGCCATCAGGTTCGAGCTCTCCGCCTTCTGCAGGAAGCTGAAGGGCGAGGTCTGGACCTGCTGCGTGACTTGCTTGATGACGCGCTCGGCATCCTCGCCGAGGCTGGCCTGGAGAAGCCGCTTGGTGTAGTCGAGCCCACCCTCGGCGATGTAGCTGTTGGCGAGCGCGAGTTGGTAGAACTCACCGAAAACCGCCTTGCGAACCGGCGCCGCGACGCTGCCCAAGTCGGCGATTTCTCGGCAGACCTGCTCGACGGCGTCCGACGGCAACCGACGCAGAACCTCGGCCGCCTCCTGCTCGCTGAGGCCAAGGATCAGCACGGCGGCTTTGCGCAGGCCCGAGACGTTGTCCACGCTGTCGACGACCTCGCCGGCTTCTGCCGCCTCGCCCAGGGCAAGCGTGTCGGGAGTTGTCGCGGTGGCTGCCATGTGCGATCGAAAGTGCGTCTTCTAAATCGAAAGAGGCTGACGGCTTCAGCTCGCGCTGATCCAGCGCTTGATCAGACCGGCGGCCGCTTCGGGGTTCTCTTTGACGAGGGTCTGAACCTGGTCGACCATCTGGCCGGCCTGGAGCTGCTCCTCGGCGATCTCTTGGCCGACCAGCAACGCGTCGGCTGCGCCGGCGTCGGCGATTTCGTCCTCGGGGTTCGTTGGCCGCTTCGGTGAGAGCGCCGCGAAGTCCGCCGGGCTGAAGGCTCCGAGCGATTGCGACGTCGCCTGTGCCGGGCTGCGACGGGCCAGCGACGAGACGAGCACCAGCGCCGCAACCGCGAGCCCGATCACGGCGGCGGGTCGGCCGAACTGGTCGACGTAGCCCGACACGTTGGCGAGCGGACCGGCAGCGGCTTCGCTGGTGGCGATGCCGACGGTCGGGTCGCCGATCAAAAGTCCTTCGTCGGCATAGGTGACGACGGTGATGCGGCCGTCCTCGACGGTGCCCAGCAGCGAGCCGGCGGCTCGGGTGATCTCTTCGCGGACGACGTTCTCGTAGTCACGAAGCTGCTCGGGCGTCGGCTCGACGTCGCCGGACGAGCCGGAACGCCTGGCCCATTCGGTACGGACGTAGCTCAGCGGGAGTGAGACGGTGCAGCTGGTCGGCACCGTCTGACCGCCGCGGCTGAACCGCTCTTCGCGGGTTCGGCCGACTTCGACGAGGTTGGTTTCTTCGGTGACGCGCTTCTGTCGCGAGTCGCCCGTGTTGGCTCCGGAGTCGACTGAGAGCGCCGTGTTCGGCAGCAGGCCGGCCTGACCCCAGTCGTCGCTGCCGCCCTCTTCGACGTCGCTCTCTTCGCGGGTTTGCAGGGGAATGACGACTTTCGAGTCGGGGTCGATCTGCTCGGTGACGGTGCGTCGCGTGTCGTTCTGCACGCTCACGCTGACCGTGGCGCGGAGGCCGGGAATGTGCGAGAGCACGGTGAGCAGCTTGGTTTCCCAGTGTCGCTCGGCGGCGGCTTGCAGCTCGAGCAAGCTGTTGCCGCCGCCGGCGACGGAGTCTTCGTGGGTCACGCTGATGTGCCGGCCGTCGATGATGACTTCGACGTTCTGAGCGTCGAGCATCGCAAAGCCGGCGGCGACGTAGTGGCTGGCAGCTTCGGCGAGTTGGCGTGGCTGATCGACGCCGCCCGTCGTCTGGAGCGTGACGCCTGCGGTCGGCAGAATGTCTCCGCCGATTTGCTTCTTGTACTTCTCGCTGACGTGAACCTTGGCGTTGCGGACGCCGGGCCAGCGGCTGATGTTGGCGGCGAGTTCGTCCTGGCGTGCGGTGAGGATCGTGAGGTCGATCTTCTTGTGCGGGTCGAAGCTGCCGATGCGTCCGATGGCCTTGTCGAAGTGACGCGTCAGGTCGCCGGGCAGCTTGCGCTCCAGGGCGAGGAGGCTCATCGCTTCGTCGCGGTGCGTGGCGAGCACCATGATGCGGTCGCCCTCGACGACGGCCTCGATGTCGTTGCGGGAGAGCGTCTGGCGAATCTCGCCGAGTTGCTCGGGGGAGAGCGACTGTTCCAGAAGGCGCACGCGTTCGCCCGTCGCTGCCTGGCCGGTCCACCAGATGACGGTGACGGCCACGATGGCGACGAGGCTCAGCGCAAGCATCCGCTGGCTGGCATTAAGGCCGGCGAGCTGCTGCTGGATTTCCTGGAACTGTTGTTTGAGGCGATCCATCGCGGGGCGTTGTGGGACATCCTGTCCCCGGCCTGTTCGCTACCAAGGCCGACCCTCCGGGCCGGCCGACGTCACTCGGTCGTTAGACCGGCATGTTCCGAATCTCGTCGAAGGCGGCCATCAGCTTGGAGCGGACGGCGAGCAGCGTCTTGAAGGCAAGGTCTGCCTTCTCGACTGTGGCCAGCGTGCCGACCATGTCGTCGGTCTCGCCCAGGGCGAGCCTCGTCGACGCATCAGCCGCGGCGTGCTGCATGTCGTTCACCTGCGACACGAACCCTTTGGCCGAGTCGAGCATCGCGCCGAATCCGTCGGCCGACGACGACGCCGGCATCGCAGGGCTTGCGACCGGTGAAGAGAATGCGGGAGAAATGGTGTTGGTCATCGCTGTCTTCCTTGACGGCGTCTGCCCGGGGCACACTCGACTGATTTCATGCGACTGCTCCCAGTCGCACGCAACTCATTTGGAGTCGCGGGCGGCGAGCGTAACAGCCGCCGCCAATGAAACAAGCTGGTTTTCCGGGAAAACTGGTGTTTGCAGGGTGTTCGGTGTGTCAACTCGTGCGTCAGGCGATCATGCGAAGTGAACTGTTGAACATGCTTTTGGTCGTCTGCATAAGGGAAACGGCCGCTTCATAGGCGCGGCTGGCTTCAAGCAGATTCACCTGCTCGGTGGCCATGTCGATATTCGGGTACGCGACGAGTCCGGTGTCCGGATTGGCGTCGGGATGGTTCGGTTCGAACCGCTGCGTGAAGGCGCTCTGATCGGCGGCGATCTCCTTCACGTGCACGCCGGCTGCCTTCGGATTCTCCGCCGACCCAGGTGCCAGAACAGCGAAACGGCGTCGGTACGGCTCGGCCTCGCCGCGACTGTTGCGCGTGGTCTCGGCATTGAGCACGTTGCCGGCGATCGTGTCCATCCGCGTCCGTTGTGCACGGAGCCCGGCGGTGGTCATGTCGAAGGTGGAGAACATGGGAGTTGGGTATTGGTGACTCGTGAACTTGTAACTTGGGGTCGCGTTCGTGAGGTCTCTGGTCCAAGTCACCAGTCACGAGTTACAAGGAGCGATCACGCGACGCGTTCGCGAAGGGCTTGGTGGAAGCCGGCGAAGTTCTTGCGGAGCAGTTCGACGCTCAGGTTGTGGCGAAGGGCGTTCTTGGCCTGGTCGCCCATGAGCTGTTCGATCGACCGGTTGTTGCCGTCGTGGAACATCACGCCACCCGGGGCGGTGGTGCTCGGTGTCGAAGCTGCGACGCCTGAGAGGTCGGCCGCGCCGCTGCGGTCGGCGTTGTCGAGGCGTCGCTGCAGTTCGCTGCGGAAGCTGCTCTCGTCCAGGTCCTTCTGCCGGTAGCCCGGCGTGGAGACGTTGACGATGTTGTCGGCGATGACGTGCTGCCGGCGGGCGTAGAAGCTGGCGGCTTGCACGAGCGTGCCGGCGGCAGATTGGTTGATCAGGCGGTCGATCATGAGAGACTCCGTGTCCATCTGCGTTATCGGGCGTACCGCCTGCGGCACTTGAGTCTTATCGGACGCAGGCTGCTTGACACGACCCGCCTCTGCGACGACGCTCCGCGTGCCGCGGCACGGATGTCGCTGCACCGACACTGCGGTTTTGCACTGCTTTTGGTCAAAATCGCCACGTTTCTCTCGAACCGGGCAAGGATGCCATGGCTTCGTCGAGCCCCGCGTCACGCGACGCTAATTCTGAATTTTCTCCCAAGCCGTCCCTGGCCGGGCTGTGGCAGATGCCACTGCTGCTGGTCTCGCTGGCGCTTTTCGCACTCGCGGCGTATCTGCTGGTCGACCCCAACCCGACGCCCGTCTTCGCCGAGATGATCGCCCGGGCCGAACGCGACGTTCGGCAGGAGCGGTACGACGCGGCTGTCGGTCGGCTGAACGATCTTCTGGTGCTCGAACCGGGTCCGGCCGACGAGGCGCGTGCCCGAGTCCTGCTCGCAGAAGCGCTCGATCTGGACGCGCGTCGCAGTCGCAGCAGCGACATGCCGGCCACGCATCGTCGAATCCTTCGGGAGCAACGCCTCGCGCTCGAACGCGGTCTGCCCGACACGCCGGTCATCGCCGATCGCGACGCACGGGCCCTCGAATCCCTCGGCCGGGTCGAGACCGCGATGGAGCGTTGGCGCACCGCGGCACGCATGGCCGACGAGCTGGGCGACCCGGCGTCGGCGGCGCCGATGCGACGCAGCAATGCCGAGATGCTCGTCCACCACGGCCGAACCGCCGCGGCCGTTCGCGAGCTGCGCGACCTGCTCGAAACGCCCGGCCTCGAAGACGACGAGCGTGCCTGGGCGCTGGGCGAGCTGGCCCGCGTCCGCGTCGACGAGGACCGACCCGACGAAGCGATGCCGCTCTTGGCCGAGGCGCTGGCGCTCTCGCCCGACGAACGCATTCGCGGCCAGGTCAACTTCCGCCTCGGCTACGCGGCGTACCGACTCAACGACCGTGACGGTGCTCGCTCGTACCTCATGCGGGCTCGCGAACAGCTCGGTTCCGGCCACGACCTTGACGCCGAGGCGTGCTATCTGCTGGGCAAAATCAGCCAGGATCAGCTCGCCATGCTCGAAGGCGAACCGGCGATGGCGGCCGCGCGGGAGGCGGCGAGCTACTACGAAATCGTTCTTCGCGACCACCCCGGCAGTCGAACCGCACCCAAAGCCCGCATGGGTCGGGCCGTGTGTCGGTTGGTGACGGGCGACGTCCTGGGCGGCTCGTCCGACCTGAAGCTGGCGGCGGCGGACGTGCACGAAAAGGAGTCGCTGGCCCCTTTCCGCGACGAGCTTGCCGACAGCCTTCGACGGGCGAGTCGCGTTCTCATGATGCGGACGCCGCTCAGCGATGAGGCGGAGAGCACTTCGCCCTACGCGCTGGCGCTGGAACTCATGGCGCTGGAGCAGCGGGCAATCGTCGCCGACGAGGGAGAACTGAAGCCCGACTTCTTCAGCCGACTCGCCCAGGCGTTCGAGGCCGAGGGCGATCGCCTTTGGCCTGGCGACGGCGACTCGGAGCAGGCCGTGTCGGCACGCAAGCGGTCGCGCGAACTCTGGGTCCGTGCGGGCGACGCGCACATCGCGCGAAGCCGCGCGCTCACGCTCGTGGACGATGCCGCGTACGGCGACGCGATGTGGCGCGGTGTGAGTCTCTACGAACGCGCGGCCGACCTCGAAGAGCTCATCGCCGCACTCGATCTGTTCGTGACGGAGCGACCCGAAGACCCGATCACGCCCGATGCTCTGCTGCGGCTGGGACGAGCCCAGCAAGCGTCGGGCTACAAGACCAAGGCGGCCGAGACGTTCGTCCAGCTGCGCGATCAGCACCCGCAAGCCCTCGCCGCCGCCGAGGCTGCGGTGCCGCTGGCACAGATCTACGCCAGTCAGGGCAAAGACCGCTGGCACCTGGCGGAAAACACGCTTCGCGGCGTCCTTGAGAACAACCCCGTGCTCGGCCCGAAGTCGCGCGTCTTCCGCGAGGCGACGTGGGAGCTCGGCCGGCTCTACTACGGCATGGGTCGCTGGGGCGAAGCGCTCGCGCGGTTCGAGGAGTACGCCAATCGCTACGGCGACGACGAGACGCGCAAGGCCAAGCTGCTCTTCCTGCGAGCCGACTGCTTCCGACAAGCCGCCGCGGAGTTGGCAGCTTCAGCCCAGGAGGCGGAGGTCGAGGCCACGCTTGCCGCGTCGACCGCACCCGAAGGTCGGCAATCGCCCAGCGCCCGAGACAAGCGTCGATCGGCCGTCGAGGATCAGCGTCTTCGAGCCCGCTACCTCGCCGAAGCCCGGCGTCTCTTTGAGGCAGCGGTGACGGCGTATGAGGCGGGCACGATGCCGGAGTCGGACGTGGCCCGCAATCTCGCCGAGACGTACGAGCGGCTCGCGTGGTTCTACCGGGCCGACTGCCTGTTCGACCTCGGCCGGTACGAGGAGGCCGTCGACCTTTATGAACAGGCGGCGTTCCGCTACCAGGACGACCCGTCAGCGTTGTCGGCGTACGTGCAGATCGTCAACAGCTATGTCGCCCTCAACCGCCCGGCCGAGGCCAAGACGGCCAACGAGCGAGCGAAGTGGTTGCTGCGTCGTATTCCGCCCGAGCGTTTTCGCGACGGCACGATCGCGCTCGACCGCAAGCAGTGGCAGACCTGGCTCGACTGGTCGGGCGAATCCGGACTTTTCTAGTGGCGGCTACCGACGAGCACACGGCCGACGCCGCGACGCCAGTCGCGGATGCTTCGGTTGTCCTGCCAACGCTCCGCACCCAAGCCGCGGCCTACCGACGCCTGCAACGCCTCGCCTCCGAGCAAGCCAAGGCCCTGTCCGAAGGCGACCACACACGTCTCCTGGCCGTCCTCGACAAACGCAAGGCCGCCCTCGCCGAAGCGACGGCCGACGATGACGCTGTCGCCGCGACGCGCTCCAACTGGCCCGCGTCCGTCGCCGGTTGGTCGGCCGACGATCATGCCCAGGCCG of Planctomycetota bacterium contains these proteins:
- a CDS encoding FliH/SctL family protein — translated: MPVLKATPASSPDVRPLRSFSMTDIEGEAAALLQGAKARAVAIADQARADAARARETAYEAGYLEGKEAGHADGHREGTAEGKAEAYASERERLSELHTLLKESLKEFNAERASLAARAGGEVPHLAVAIAERIVKRAGAFDPNVCIANATAALRLVMRAHDVKLNVHPADFNLVKSLLPEINEKWPALTHVELVEDNNIQRGGCRVYTQGGLIDADLQTQLDRIASDLIPDE
- the fliG gene encoding flagellar motor switch protein FliG, with protein sequence MAATATTPDTLALGEAAEAGEVVDSVDNVSGLRKAAVLILGLSEQEAAEVLRRLPSDAVEQVCREIADLGSVAAPVRKAVFGEFYQLALANSYIAEGGLDYTKRLLQASLGEDAERVIKQVTQQVQTSPFSFLQKAESSNLMAFIQDEHPQTIALILAHLPPAKASEILGGLLPQKQVEVVKRVANMETTNPEVIKEVEKGLEHRLSDIVSQSFEKTGGVDSVAEILNLADRTTEKAIMEGLEADDPELVEGIRRLMFVFEDILLVNDKGIQQVLKDVDNDTLSLSLKTASENLKEKIFRNMSERAAKLVKEDMQFMGPVRVTDVEQAQQKIVDIVRRLEDAGDIVIEGRGGDKDMLV
- a CDS encoding flagellar M-ring protein FliF C-terminal domain-containing protein encodes the protein MDRLKQQFQEIQQQLAGLNASQRMLALSLVAIVAVTVIWWTGQAATGERVRLLEQSLSPEQLGEIRQTLSRNDIEAVVEGDRIMVLATHRDEAMSLLALERKLPGDLTRHFDKAIGRIGSFDPHKKIDLTILTARQDELAANISRWPGVRNAKVHVSEKYKKQIGGDILPTAGVTLQTTGGVDQPRQLAEAASHYVAAGFAMLDAQNVEVIIDGRHISVTHEDSVAGGGNSLLELQAAAERHWETKLLTVLSHIPGLRATVSVSVQNDTRRTVTEQIDPDSKVVIPLQTREESDVEEGGSDDWGQAGLLPNTALSVDSGANTGDSRQKRVTEETNLVEVGRTREERFSRGGQTVPTSCTVSLPLSYVRTEWARRSGSSGDVEPTPEQLRDYENVVREEITRAAGSLLGTVEDGRITVVTYADEGLLIGDPTVGIATSEAAAGPLANVSGYVDQFGRPAAVIGLAVAALVLVSSLARRSPAQATSQSLGAFSPADFAALSPKRPTNPEDEIADAGAADALLVGQEIAEEQLQAGQMVDQVQTLVKENPEAAAGLIKRWISAS
- a CDS encoding flagellar hook-basal body complex protein FliE, yielding MTNTISPAFSSPVASPAMPASSSADGFGAMLDSAKGFVSQVNDMQHAAADASTRLALGETDDMVGTLATVEKADLAFKTLLAVRSKLMAAFDEIRNMPV
- the flgC gene encoding flagellar basal body rod protein FlgC; protein product: MFSTFDMTTAGLRAQRTRMDTIAGNVLNAETTRNSRGEAEPYRRRFAVLAPGSAENPKAAGVHVKEIAADQSAFTQRFEPNHPDANPDTGLVAYPNIDMATEQVNLLEASRAYEAAVSLMQTTKSMFNSSLRMIA
- a CDS encoding flagellar basal body protein; its protein translation is MIDRLINQSAAGTLVQAASFYARRQHVIADNIVNVSTPGYRQKDLDESSFRSELQRRLDNADRSGAADLSGVAASTPSTTAPGGVMFHDGNNRSIEQLMGDQAKNALRHNLSVELLRKNFAGFHQALRERVA
- a CDS encoding tetratricopeptide repeat protein, whose product is MPLLLVSLALFALAAYLLVDPNPTPVFAEMIARAERDVRQERYDAAVGRLNDLLVLEPGPADEARARVLLAEALDLDARRSRSSDMPATHRRILREQRLALERGLPDTPVIADRDARALESLGRVETAMERWRTAARMADELGDPASAAPMRRSNAEMLVHHGRTAAAVRELRDLLETPGLEDDERAWALGELARVRVDEDRPDEAMPLLAEALALSPDERIRGQVNFRLGYAAYRLNDRDGARSYLMRAREQLGSGHDLDAEACYLLGKISQDQLAMLEGEPAMAAAREAASYYEIVLRDHPGSRTAPKARMGRAVCRLVTGDVLGGSSDLKLAAADVHEKESLAPFRDELADSLRRASRVLMMRTPLSDEAESTSPYALALELMALEQRAIVADEGELKPDFFSRLAQAFEAEGDRLWPGDGDSEQAVSARKRSRELWVRAGDAHIARSRALTLVDDAAYGDAMWRGVSLYERAADLEELIAALDLFVTERPEDPITPDALLRLGRAQQASGYKTKAAETFVQLRDQHPQALAAAEAAVPLAQIYASQGKDRWHLAENTLRGVLENNPVLGPKSRVFREATWELGRLYYGMGRWGEALARFEEYANRYGDDETRKAKLLFLRADCFRQAAAELAASAQEAEVEATLAASTAPEGRQSPSARDKRRSAVEDQRLRARYLAEARRLFEAAVTAYEAGTMPESDVARNLAETYERLAWFYRADCLFDLGRYEEAVDLYEQAAFRYQDDPSALSAYVQIVNSYVALNRPAEAKTANERAKWLLRRIPPERFRDGTIALDRKQWQTWLDWSGESGLF